One window from the genome of Thermodesulfobacteriota bacterium encodes:
- the mdh gene encoding malate dehydrogenase → MARKKISIIGAGFVGATAAHWAAAKELGDIVLVDILEGIPQGKALDLLEASPIEGFDARIVGTNTYEETKDSDVVIITSGVPRKPGMSREDLLDINRKIIESVVAEVIAKSPNAILIMVTNPLDTMTYLAYKKSGFPRERVIGMAGVLDTARYRTFIAMELGVSVEDIQALLLGGHGDEMVPLPRYTTVSGIPLSQLLPKERIDQLVDRTRKGGGEIVNLLKTGSAYYAPSAGVIQMAEAILKDKKRILPCCVYLNGEYGLRDICFGVPIKLGQKGVEAIIEVELTEEEKALVSKSAESVRKSIAELKL, encoded by the coding sequence ATGGCAAGGAAGAAAATATCCATCATCGGAGCAGGGTTCGTCGGGGCCACGGCCGCCCATTGGGCCGCGGCCAAAGAACTGGGCGACATCGTGTTAGTCGACATCCTCGAGGGGATCCCCCAAGGCAAGGCCCTCGACCTCTTAGAGGCTTCGCCGATCGAGGGATTCGATGCCAGGATTGTCGGCACGAACACTTATGAAGAGACGAAGGACTCCGATGTCGTCATCATCACCTCCGGCGTGCCAAGAAAGCCAGGGATGAGCAGGGAGGATCTGCTCGACATCAACCGAAAGATCATCGAATCGGTGGTGGCGGAGGTGATCGCAAAATCCCCCAATGCCATCCTCATCATGGTCACCAACCCCCTCGACACGATGACCTACCTCGCCTATAAAAAGAGCGGCTTCCCGAGGGAGAGGGTGATCGGGATGGCAGGGGTCCTCGACACAGCGCGCTACCGGACCTTCATTGCCATGGAGTTGGGGGTTTCGGTCGAAGATATTCAGGCCCTTCTCTTGGGCGGGCACGGCGATGAAATGGTCCCCCTCCCAAGATATACGACGGTAAGCGGCATCCCTCTCTCTCAGCTCCTCCCCAAAGAGAGGATCGACCAGCTGGTCGACCGGACTCGTAAAGGAGGGGGGGAGATCGTCAATCTCCTCAAGACCGGAAGCGCCTATTATGCCCCATCGGCCGGGGTGATTCAGATGGCGGAGGCGATCCTCAAAGACAAAAAGAGGATCCTCCCCTGTTGCGTCTACCTCAATGGAGAATATGGTCTAAGGGACATCTGCTTCGGCGTTCCGATCAAGCTCGGGCAGAAGGGGGTCGAGGCAATCATCGAGGTCGAATTGACCGAAGAGGAAAAAGCCCTGGTCTCCAAATCTGCGGAGAGCGTAAGAAAGAGCATTGCGGAGCTTAAGCTTTAA
- a CDS encoding LacI family transcriptional regulator: MNRKVNIKDIARLANVSHTTVSRALNNKSRIRPETKEKILAIAKELGYRPNLLAKGLVLKRTKTLGLVITNIANPFYTELAQGIEKTATRLGYNIILCSTQSHIAIEKQYIEMLRSKGVDGIIFSSAHIEDPNILALAEEGFPVVLVNRRTYHPLVKERIDYVGVNNVQGGFLAVEHLIRLGHQKIGVIGGSAESSVGQERLEGGKKALLTYGLKPREDLFLEGNFLKTSGYQKAKQFLQMAERPTAIFATNDYMALGVLQALREEGYRIPEDMALIGFNDIEFSSMKGIELSTIGQKKFEMGAIAVEMLVERIEGGDRGQPGREVLLMPELIVRNTCGFHLRGYQFEPLDGERTWGRPFTPNMPFSMG; encoded by the coding sequence ATGAACCGCAAGGTCAATATCAAAGACATTGCCAGGCTCGCCAATGTGTCCCATACCACCGTCTCCAGGGCCCTCAATAACAAATCCCGCATCCGCCCCGAGACCAAAGAGAAAATCCTTGCGATCGCCAAGGAGCTGGGTTACAGGCCCAATCTCCTGGCCAAGGGCCTGGTCTTAAAAAGGACCAAGACGCTCGGCCTGGTCATTACGAACATTGCCAACCCGTTCTATACCGAACTCGCCCAAGGCATTGAAAAGACCGCCACCCGATTGGGCTACAACATCATCCTCTGCAGCACCCAGTCACACATCGCCATCGAAAAACAGTACATCGAGATGCTCCGAAGCAAGGGGGTCGATGGGATCATCTTCTCCTCGGCCCATATCGAAGACCCCAACATCTTGGCCCTGGCAGAGGAGGGATTCCCCGTGGTCTTGGTCAATCGAAGGACCTACCACCCCTTGGTGAAGGAGAGGATTGATTACGTGGGGGTCAATAATGTCCAGGGAGGCTTTCTGGCCGTGGAACACCTGATCCGGCTCGGCCATCAGAAGATCGGGGTGATCGGAGGATCTGCAGAGTCCTCGGTAGGGCAGGAGCGTCTCGAGGGCGGGAAAAAGGCGCTCCTCACCTATGGGCTTAAGCCCCGGGAGGATCTCTTTCTCGAGGGGAATTTCTTGAAGACGTCAGGTTATCAAAAGGCGAAACAGTTTCTCCAGATGGCGGAGAGGCCCACGGCCATCTTCGCCACCAACGATTACATGGCCCTGGGGGTCCTTCAGGCCCTCCGTGAGGAAGGCTATCGGATCCCTGAGGATATGGCCCTGATCGGTTTCAACGACATCGAATTTTCGTCGATGAAAGGAATCGAACTGAGCACCATCGGCCAGAAGAAGTTCGAAATGGGCGCCATCGCTGTGGAGATGCTGGTGGAGAGGATCGAGGGGGGCGACCGCGGACAACCCGGCCGTGAGGTCCTGCTCATGCCCGAGTTGATCGTCCGTAACACCTGTGGATTCCACCTGAGGGGCTATCAGTTCGAACCCCTTGACGGCGAAAGAACCTGGGGGCGTCCTTTTACACCGAATATGCCCTTTTCGATGGGGTAA
- a CDS encoding DUF1847 domain-containing protein, whose protein sequence is MSFPPKEGFNCAKCAIVEKICRLERGRGPSSCPTRKGGEALNEALKRYDDAGIKEFARMASVQEGACYTQREARPFVMIPTKSRIEELIEFSKRMGYRRLGLAFCGGLSLEASILTEILESHDFEVVAVSCKVGGVPKERIGIKEEEKIRIGEFEAMCNPIAQAMLLNESKTDFNIMLGLCLGHDSLFLKFIEGLTTVFAVKDRVTGHNPLAALYTSRSYYQRLLKTKGNGKSPSKRSTRPS, encoded by the coding sequence ATGTCTTTTCCACCCAAAGAGGGATTCAATTGTGCCAAGTGCGCCATCGTCGAAAAGATCTGCAGACTCGAGAGGGGCAGAGGGCCTTCTTCCTGTCCCACCCGAAAGGGAGGGGAAGCCCTGAACGAGGCCCTGAAACGTTACGACGACGCAGGGATCAAAGAGTTTGCCCGCATGGCTTCGGTCCAGGAAGGCGCTTGTTACACTCAAAGGGAGGCACGTCCCTTTGTGATGATCCCGACCAAGAGCAGAATCGAGGAACTGATCGAGTTCTCCAAAAGGATGGGTTATAGAAGACTCGGCCTGGCCTTCTGTGGAGGGTTAAGCCTGGAGGCCTCCATTCTCACCGAGATCTTGGAAAGCCATGACTTCGAGGTCGTCGCCGTCTCCTGTAAGGTGGGAGGCGTTCCGAAGGAGCGGATCGGGATCAAGGAGGAGGAGAAGATCCGGATCGGCGAGTTCGAGGCGATGTGCAATCCCATTGCTCAGGCGATGCTCCTGAACGAGTCGAAGACCGATTTCAACATCATGCTCGGCCTCTGCCTCGGCCACGACTCCCTCTTTCTGAAGTTTATTGAAGGCCTGACCACCGTCTTTGCCGTAAAAGACCGGGTCACCGGACATAATCCACTGGCCGCCCTATATACCTCACGTTCCTACTATCAACGCCTGTTGAAAACGAAAGGTAATGGGAAAAGCCCTTCAAAAAGATCAACGAGGCCATCCTAA
- a CDS encoding radical SAM protein, with translation MIFLMPCTRRQFLKASVLLGGLSILPSPSLPKQRRGDRWIPAYEKLEQEGILAKRVEQAYALFERCELCPRMCRVNRKKGERGFCRAPLNAVVFSHHPHFGEEMSVVGQNGSGTIFFSHCNLRCIFCQNWPIAHEGRGKEITDEELADRMLHLQKMGCHNVNLVTPTHVMPNILNATRIALKKGLQIPLFYNTSGYERVEILKILDGIVDIYKPDVKYMDPDKAEKYSAGASDYPEVVKKAVLEMHRQVGVHQMDSKGIALRGVMIRHLVMPNRVAGTEKFVKWVAENLPKNTYVNIMAQYRVEYKAYEHPEIARGITVQEFLEAMEWARAYGLTNLDPHSKALWNFYRERRSG, from the coding sequence ATGATTTTTTTGATGCCCTGCACGCGCAGACAATTCCTCAAGGCTTCTGTCCTTTTGGGAGGCCTTTCGATTCTGCCATCGCCCTCCCTTCCGAAACAGAGAAGGGGGGATCGGTGGATCCCTGCCTATGAAAAATTGGAACAAGAGGGGATATTAGCCAAACGGGTCGAACAGGCCTATGCCCTCTTCGAACGGTGCGAGCTCTGTCCCAGGATGTGCCGCGTCAACCGGAAAAAAGGGGAAAGGGGGTTCTGCCGCGCACCCTTAAACGCCGTGGTCTTCAGTCATCACCCCCACTTCGGGGAGGAGATGTCCGTGGTGGGACAGAACGGGTCCGGGACGATCTTCTTCTCCCATTGCAACCTCCGGTGCATCTTCTGCCAGAACTGGCCGATCGCCCATGAGGGGAGAGGCAAAGAGATCACGGACGAGGAGCTGGCCGATCGGATGCTTCACCTCCAGAAGATGGGATGCCACAACGTGAACCTCGTCACCCCAACCCACGTCATGCCGAACATCCTCAACGCGACGAGGATCGCCTTGAAAAAGGGCCTCCAGATCCCCCTTTTCTACAATACCAGCGGCTACGAACGGGTAGAGATCCTGAAGATCCTCGATGGGATTGTGGACATCTATAAACCCGATGTCAAGTACATGGACCCGGACAAGGCGGAGAAGTATTCGGCAGGGGCCTCGGATTATCCCGAGGTGGTGAAGAAAGCGGTTCTCGAGATGCACCGACAAGTAGGGGTCCACCAGATGGACTCAAAAGGGATTGCCCTCCGAGGGGTGATGATCCGCCATCTGGTGATGCCCAACCGGGTTGCGGGAACAGAGAAGTTCGTCAAATGGGTGGCCGAAAATCTTCCCAAAAACACCTATGTGAACATCATGGCCCAATATCGGGTGGAGTACAAGGCCTACGAACACCCTGAAATCGCCAGGGGCATCACGGTCCAGGAGTTCCTCGAGGCCATGGAATGGGCGCGGGCCTATGGCCTCACCAACCTCGATCCCCATTCGAAGGCCCTTTGGAATTTTTACCGCGAGCGCCGCTCCGGTTGA
- the amrS gene encoding AmmeMemoRadiSam system radical SAM enzyme produces the protein MRPSPLSPITRRDFLFLWGRCLACLSGAAMAFLPKGLSGQGMKKGLIRPKLSPFYSALGGGEVRCELCPHRCQVSKGRRGLCKVRENRDGKYYSLVYGTPAALHLDPVERNPFFHVHPGSNALSVATAGCNFQCKFCQTWEMSQASPEEIYSHEASPETTVRMAKTMGARAIAYTYTEPTIFFEYMLDTATLGRREGLLNLLQSNGFINPQPLQRLCQVLDAANIDLKGFSESFYSQLCQGELSPVLETLKRLKKEGIHLEITNLVIPMQNDELEAVREMCLWIKRELGSDTPVHFSRFYPLYKLRTLPPTPISTLEKVRALALSTGLEYVYIAKVPGHEAENTFCPRCKKLIIQRTGFMVGEVQIKSGKCRFCGRPIPGIWT, from the coding sequence ATGAGGCCTTCACCTCTTTCTCCGATCACGAGAAGGGACTTTCTCTTCCTCTGGGGAAGGTGCCTTGCCTGTCTTTCCGGGGCGGCCATGGCCTTCCTTCCCAAAGGGTTGTCCGGCCAGGGGATGAAGAAGGGGCTCATCCGGCCAAAACTCTCCCCTTTCTATAGCGCCTTAGGAGGGGGAGAGGTCCGATGCGAACTCTGCCCCCATCGGTGTCAGGTGTCGAAAGGGAGAAGGGGCCTCTGCAAGGTTCGGGAGAACCGCGACGGGAAATATTATAGCCTCGTTTATGGGACCCCCGCCGCGCTCCACCTCGACCCCGTCGAACGGAATCCCTTTTTTCATGTCCATCCGGGGAGCAACGCCCTCTCCGTGGCTACCGCCGGATGCAACTTTCAATGTAAATTCTGTCAGACCTGGGAGATGTCCCAGGCCTCGCCCGAAGAGATCTATAGCCACGAGGCCTCACCCGAGACGACCGTGAGGATGGCCAAGACGATGGGGGCCCGCGCGATCGCCTATACCTATACCGAGCCCACCATCTTCTTCGAATACATGCTCGATACCGCTACCCTCGGAAGGCGAGAGGGCCTTCTCAATCTCCTCCAATCGAACGGGTTTATCAATCCCCAACCTCTTCAGAGGTTATGTCAGGTTCTGGATGCGGCCAATATCGACCTCAAAGGTTTCTCCGAATCGTTCTATAGCCAGCTCTGTCAAGGGGAGTTGAGCCCTGTTCTTGAAACCTTAAAGAGGCTGAAGAAGGAGGGGATCCACCTCGAGATCACCAACCTGGTCATCCCGATGCAGAATGATGAATTGGAGGCCGTGAGGGAGATGTGTCTGTGGATCAAAAGGGAACTGGGCAGCGACACGCCGGTCCATTTTTCACGGTTCTACCCCCTCTACAAACTTCGAACCCTCCCTCCCACCCCCATTTCTACCCTGGAGAAGGTGAGAGCCCTGGCCCTCTCCACAGGCCTCGAATATGTCTATATCGCAAAGGTTCCTGGCCATGAGGCCGAGAATACCTTCTGCCCCCGTTGCAAAAAATTGATCATCCAAAGGACAGGCTTCATGGTCGGGGAGGTCCAAATCAAATCTGGAAAGTGCAGGTTCTGCGGAAGACCCATCCCGGGGATCTGGACATGA
- a CDS encoding PAC2 family protein, with product MERDLFKVDASVDLHHPPLLVIWQGQDIGQLCSKGIDDLIKKLGGIEVGALDPVPFFSFGGVRFKDDLVQIQESKFWALKEQNLLIFKSDEPEFEHHRFLTLLLEVAQNHFQTPSLYTINGMHTAIGPAQARKIWAVFNEEELREEAREAGLEPMTYHGVPALSSYLLWIAKQRRMPGMSLWLEVPFYFGTRGDYRAIQSLLSFLNRRFDLRLDLDELDQKIGRQEERIARLRLESEEIDGYLDRLERGEELDKEEQLKLAQAFYGVFWD from the coding sequence GTGGAGAGGGACCTATTTAAAGTCGATGCCTCCGTTGACCTCCATCACCCTCCCCTGCTGGTCATTTGGCAGGGCCAGGACATCGGCCAACTCTGCTCGAAGGGAATTGACGACCTGATCAAAAAGTTAGGGGGGATCGAGGTCGGTGCTCTCGATCCGGTTCCCTTCTTCTCTTTTGGCGGGGTGAGGTTTAAAGACGACCTCGTCCAGATTCAGGAGTCCAAATTCTGGGCCTTAAAAGAACAGAATCTCCTGATCTTTAAAAGCGACGAACCGGAATTCGAGCACCATCGATTCTTGACCCTATTGCTCGAGGTCGCCCAAAATCATTTTCAGACCCCATCGCTCTACACGATCAACGGCATGCACACGGCGATCGGCCCCGCGCAGGCCCGGAAGATATGGGCGGTGTTTAACGAAGAAGAGCTGAGGGAGGAGGCCAGAGAAGCCGGACTGGAGCCGATGACCTACCATGGGGTCCCTGCCCTCAGCAGTTATCTCCTCTGGATCGCCAAACAAAGGAGGATGCCCGGGATGAGCCTCTGGCTGGAGGTCCCTTTCTACTTCGGGACCCGGGGGGATTACCGGGCCATTCAATCCCTCCTCTCTTTTTTGAACCGAAGGTTTGACCTTCGCCTCGACCTCGACGAACTGGACCAAAAGATTGGCCGTCAAGAGGAGCGGATCGCTCGATTGAGGCTGGAAAGCGAGGAGATCGATGGATACCTGGACCGTTTGGAGAGGGGCGAGGAGCTCGACAAGGAGGAGCAGCTCAAACTGGCCCAAGCCTTCTACGGCGTATTCTGGGATTGA
- a CDS encoding PAC2 family protein: MAVRFYYRPKLRNPVMFVGWPGIGNIGILAVNALREILKAEEFGKIEGFPFFYPRRVVIEEGLLKGLDFPKSRFYVQTLEDREVLLFIGEEQPSREGRFYATGEKAYQMANLVLEVALELGCRRVYTSGACVSLTHHQMRPRVCAVATSERLIEEIRTLSNTVLMSELSDRSEGEGVITGLNGLLLGVAKSRGVEGACLMGEIPDWLSGASFPYPKASRSVLEVFAQILGTAFDLHFLDPLERQVEEIIEGFYAKFPPPLREEYDRRKSLAQGRSGPITIQAQIYIDEQYRKGGEEGGEGPI; encoded by the coding sequence ATGGCGGTTAGATTCTACTATCGCCCCAAGCTCCGAAATCCGGTGATGTTCGTCGGGTGGCCCGGAATCGGCAACATCGGCATCCTGGCGGTCAACGCCTTAAGGGAAATCTTGAAGGCGGAGGAATTTGGAAAGATCGAGGGGTTCCCCTTCTTCTATCCCAGGCGGGTCGTCATCGAGGAGGGCCTGCTCAAAGGGTTGGACTTCCCGAAGAGCCGGTTTTACGTTCAAACGTTAGAGGACCGGGAGGTCCTCCTGTTCATTGGAGAGGAGCAGCCTTCGAGGGAAGGCCGATTTTATGCTACGGGAGAGAAGGCCTACCAGATGGCCAATCTCGTTTTGGAGGTCGCTCTGGAATTGGGTTGTCGGAGGGTCTATACCTCAGGGGCCTGTGTCTCCCTCACCCATCACCAGATGAGGCCAAGGGTCTGTGCGGTGGCCACTTCCGAACGGCTGATCGAGGAGATCCGAACCTTATCGAACACCGTTCTCATGAGCGAACTCTCCGACCGAAGCGAAGGCGAAGGGGTCATCACCGGCCTCAATGGACTCCTCCTGGGGGTGGCGAAATCGAGGGGGGTCGAAGGGGCCTGCCTGATGGGAGAGATCCCGGATTGGCTCTCCGGGGCTTCCTTCCCCTATCCTAAGGCCTCGAGATCGGTCTTGGAAGTCTTCGCCCAGATCTTGGGAACGGCTTTCGATCTCCATTTCCTCGATCCGCTGGAAAGGCAAGTAGAAGAGATCATCGAGGGCTTCTATGCCAAGTTTCCTCCCCCTTTGAGGGAGGAGTACGACCGGAGGAAGTCCTTGGCCCAGGGAAGGTCGGGCCCGATAACGATTCAAGCGCAGATCTACATCGATGAGCAGTATCGCAAAGGAGGAGAGGAGGGTGGAGAGGGACCTATTTAA
- a CDS encoding sulfatase-like hydrolase/transferase gives MLRLEPVIPKTPFAFSFSLLGIVLIYRIQLTWSLFTYSVRPFDFDPSRHPFWVMIRDLSYDLGLVLLSFGGSWLVYRAFRPILRKKGRPWLNTLAVAITHLLLLGLALLHQAHLRLLFEAQTGMGYFVLQELLHNVPKVEIFKFVGWQEIVALLLPIGLFWGVFLLPFPLRRRLLQATLGGGILLFAFSGLASLLHPAPLPAELRSNPTLSLFADLGEEVRRKVFQEEEGPPLPSGEMASREASPIFTPNPLASDRRWNIVLFIMESVGSRYIFDPTEPGRIPMPFLQSLARESWYLERHFTTSNITTKAVFSLLSGRYDLFSQEMFGTRPDAFLPSLLAFLPEGYEAFLVTPSPLQWYFPAAFVKNSGLKEIYHFDNLTLRKREEKNAFGRYLGRDEVETIDFFNRRIQRAKEPFLAIYLSFAAHLPYFDYGSEYHLVPPDMRMISRYYNNLNLLDHMLKRVYDRLKQEGLLGRTILVIAGDHGQAFGQHHPDNFMHHRYSYNENLATPMMFHQPALFRPRSIQVPTSHVDLLPTLLDALRIPYVPHAFDGESLFHPRLGRRYIFAYGYEGTLNSIDAHWIKVQYSLKTRTCRAFDLKIDPEEIRPLDCTAFQHQLEALQTFALKHNLHLLQDNERIKEAKGSDGTLVSTSQKGREEGLVKTTRTE, from the coding sequence ATGCTTCGATTGGAACCGGTTATCCCGAAAACTCCATTTGCCTTCTCTTTTTCCCTCTTGGGGATCGTCCTGATCTATCGGATCCAACTCACCTGGTCTCTCTTCACCTATTCGGTCAGGCCTTTCGATTTCGATCCCTCCAGGCACCCCTTTTGGGTGATGATCAGGGATCTTTCTTATGACCTCGGACTGGTCCTCCTCTCCTTTGGAGGGTCCTGGCTTGTGTACCGGGCCTTCCGCCCGATCCTGAGAAAAAAAGGGAGGCCTTGGCTCAACACCCTGGCCGTGGCTATCACCCATCTCCTTCTCCTCGGCCTCGCCCTTCTCCATCAGGCCCACCTCCGGCTCCTCTTCGAGGCCCAAACCGGCATGGGCTATTTCGTCCTTCAGGAACTCCTCCATAATGTCCCGAAGGTGGAGATCTTCAAATTCGTGGGCTGGCAAGAGATAGTTGCGCTTCTGCTGCCCATCGGTCTTTTTTGGGGGGTCTTCCTTCTCCCGTTCCCCTTAAGAAGGAGGCTCCTCCAGGCCACTTTAGGCGGGGGGATCCTCCTCTTTGCCTTTTCCGGCCTGGCCTCTCTCCTTCATCCCGCCCCCCTGCCTGCCGAGCTGCGAAGTAATCCGACCCTCTCCTTATTCGCCGACCTTGGAGAAGAGGTTCGAAGGAAGGTCTTTCAGGAAGAGGAAGGCCCCCCTCTTCCTTCCGGGGAGATGGCTTCCCGAGAGGCAAGCCCAATTTTTACGCCCAACCCCCTGGCTTCTGACCGTCGCTGGAACATCGTCCTTTTCATCATGGAGTCTGTGGGGAGCCGCTATATCTTCGACCCGACCGAGCCCGGAAGGATCCCGATGCCCTTCCTTCAAAGTTTGGCAAGGGAGAGTTGGTATTTGGAGAGACATTTTACGACATCGAATATCACCACCAAAGCGGTCTTCTCCCTCCTGAGCGGGCGGTACGACCTCTTCAGCCAGGAGATGTTTGGGACCCGACCGGATGCCTTTCTTCCCTCCCTCTTGGCCTTTCTGCCGGAGGGCTACGAGGCCTTTCTCGTGACCCCTTCCCCCCTCCAGTGGTACTTTCCGGCCGCTTTCGTCAAAAACAGTGGCCTCAAGGAGATCTACCATTTCGATAACCTGACGCTGAGGAAGAGGGAGGAGAAAAACGCTTTCGGACGCTATCTCGGAAGGGACGAAGTGGAGACCATCGACTTTTTCAACCGGAGAATCCAGAGGGCCAAAGAACCCTTTTTGGCCATCTACCTCAGCTTCGCCGCCCACCTCCCCTATTTCGATTACGGATCCGAATATCACCTCGTCCCTCCCGATATGCGGATGATCAGCCGATATTATAACAATCTCAACCTCCTCGATCACATGCTGAAACGGGTTTACGATAGGTTAAAACAGGAGGGGCTGCTCGGCCGGACGATCCTCGTCATCGCGGGGGACCATGGCCAGGCCTTCGGCCAGCATCACCCTGACAATTTCATGCACCACCGGTATAGTTATAACGAAAATCTTGCGACCCCCATGATGTTTCACCAGCCCGCCCTCTTTAGGCCGAGATCCATTCAGGTGCCGACCAGCCATGTCGATCTCTTGCCCACCCTCCTCGATGCGTTGAGGATCCCCTACGTCCCTCACGCCTTCGACGGAGAATCCCTCTTCCATCCTCGATTGGGCAGAAGATATATCTTCGCCTACGGCTACGAAGGGACCCTCAATTCGATCGATGCCCATTGGATCAAAGTTCAATACTCCCTCAAAACGCGCACGTGCAGGGCCTTCGATCTGAAGATCGATCCGGAGGAGATCCGTCCCCTCGACTGCACGGCCTTCCAGCATCAACTGGAGGCCCTTCAGACCTTTGCCCTGAAACACAATCTCCATCTGCTTCAAGACAACGAACGGATCAAGGAGGCCAAAGGGAGCGATGGAACCCTCGTCTCCACCTCCCAAAAGGGTCGGGAGGAAGGCCTTGTGAAGACCACGCGAACCGAATAG
- a CDS encoding lysophospholipid acyltransferase family protein: MNRGSSHLIHWAGDLLLTILALCLSVPIRWLPPRVLPSMSRWVGSALFFLHPRYRKRVVHNLRLAFGGEMDPKGIEKLAREVFFHLTLTPLESLYGYLHPPERFLLKIKIEGEDHLRSALAEGRGTIALGLHLGPFTLVGARLALEGYRFNLIYNEGNYPKFWKRLGKHQRRLGQNPIPLKPISVSLKKALNCLRRNEILYLIADEQQRRGGVPTPFFGRTAFTPPGPALLSLKTGAPILPMFIRREQGVPEALVIGPPITVERSGNLESDMEQLTIAFTKAVERVVRAYPSQWAWLNRRWKQPKGSLTVRGET, from the coding sequence ATGAATAGGGGTTCGTCCCATCTCATCCACTGGGCAGGGGATCTGCTGTTGACGATCCTCGCCCTCTGCCTGAGCGTCCCGATCCGATGGTTACCTCCTCGGGTGCTTCCTTCGATGTCTCGATGGGTGGGATCGGCCCTTTTCTTCCTCCATCCCCGGTATCGGAAGAGGGTCGTCCATAATCTTCGGCTCGCCTTTGGAGGGGAGATGGATCCAAAGGGGATCGAAAAACTTGCCCGGGAGGTGTTTTTCCATCTAACCCTGACCCCCCTGGAGTCGCTCTATGGCTATCTCCATCCTCCCGAACGATTCCTCCTCAAGATCAAGATCGAAGGAGAGGATCATCTACGGTCGGCCCTGGCTGAGGGCCGTGGGACGATCGCCCTGGGTCTCCATCTTGGCCCTTTTACGCTGGTGGGGGCAAGACTGGCCCTGGAAGGTTACCGGTTCAATCTGATTTATAATGAAGGAAATTATCCCAAATTTTGGAAGAGGCTGGGGAAGCACCAGCGAAGGCTCGGGCAGAATCCCATTCCGTTGAAACCGATCTCGGTCTCGCTGAAGAAGGCCCTCAACTGCCTGCGCCGCAACGAGATCCTCTATCTCATCGCCGATGAGCAGCAGCGGAGGGGTGGCGTTCCCACGCCCTTTTTTGGCAGGACCGCCTTCACGCCACCAGGACCTGCCCTCCTCTCCCTAAAGACGGGTGCGCCGATTTTGCCCATGTTCATCCGAAGGGAGCAGGGGGTTCCAGAGGCCTTGGTGATCGGTCCCCCCATCACCGTCGAGAGGAGCGGCAACCTGGAGAGCGATATGGAGCAGTTGACCATCGCTTTTACCAAGGCCGTCGAAAGGGTCGTAAGGGCGTATCCCAGCCAGTGGGCCTGGCTCAATCGCCGGTGGAAACAGCCGAAGGGCTCCTTGACAGTCCGAGGGGAGACGTAA
- the gmhA gene encoding D-sedoheptulose 7-phosphate isomerase: MEEIIQKRFKEHNEVKNQFLKGNLSKILEVVKLISHCFEMGNKLFFFGNGGSAADAQHLAAEFVNRYIMERPPLPAIALTTDTSVLTSISNDFSFHDVFAKQLKALGREGDVAVGISTSGTSQNVLRAFEVAREMGIKTIALTGHDGGLVAKVADISLVVPSSSTPRIQEIHILVGHLLCELVEHYLFLHNTSAYGGEDL, translated from the coding sequence ATGGAAGAGATCATCCAGAAGAGGTTTAAAGAACATAACGAGGTGAAAAACCAGTTTTTGAAGGGGAACCTCTCGAAGATTCTCGAGGTGGTGAAATTGATCTCCCACTGTTTCGAGATGGGGAACAAACTCTTCTTCTTCGGAAACGGCGGGAGCGCCGCCGATGCCCAACATCTCGCAGCGGAGTTCGTCAACCGCTACATCATGGAGCGTCCCCCTCTTCCGGCCATCGCCCTGACGACGGACACCTCGGTCCTGACCAGCATTTCGAACGATTTCTCCTTCCACGACGTCTTTGCCAAACAGCTCAAGGCCCTGGGTCGGGAGGGCGATGTCGCCGTCGGCATCAGCACGAGCGGCACCTCCCAGAACGTCCTGAGAGCCTTCGAGGTGGCCAGGGAGATGGGCATCAAGACGATCGCCCTGACCGGACACGACGGAGGATTGGTTGCCAAGGTCGCCGACATTTCCCTCGTCGTCCCCTCCTCCAGCACCCCCCGTATTCAGGAGATCCATATCCTCGTCGGACATCTCCTCTGTGAATTGGTGGAACATTACCTATTTTTGCATAACACCTCTGCTTACGGCGGAGAGGATCTCTGA
- a CDS encoding DUF6485 family protein: MFECHLEKNKRRCTCTYEPCDRKGRCCECIAYHWGRKQLPGCFFSPEGERTYDRSIRRFIAEHR; the protein is encoded by the coding sequence ATGTTCGAATGCCATCTCGAAAAGAATAAGAGGCGCTGCACCTGCACCTATGAACCCTGTGACCGCAAGGGAAGGTGTTGCGAATGCATCGCCTATCACTGGGGCAGGAAGCAGTTGCCCGGGTGTTTCTTCTCTCCCGAAGGGGAGAGGACTTACGACCGGTCCATCCGGAGATTCATCGCGGAACATCGATAG